The following coding sequences lie in one Brettanomyces bruxellensis chromosome 6, complete sequence genomic window:
- a CDS encoding uncharacterized protein (BUSCO:EOG09263A3Y), protein MVTELPPISAVFLCKFDVHSGYDLHWYKTNNDHLYDLKGVEFSSLPSGLHSVSSDTIMFARQKGDMDGDDHVSKDKLLYGISIFHQNKLDDQKNGTTSVSVDRSCVKMYSLGVLIDPVHVSLLQDMSADSPWKPRVYSACWQYRKELSHLLDGFMLCSGSIAEKAYFSKFDAFFDKHKYRLVYEPEIGLEVSSHNAKINTPKMTFLTNQPDPSSPTISTDELTSIDMSIDASEYDTESHLVFGLETMLEVLGPLVYEIWKLSLLRKRILFYMVPENGSVVSIQEEQRTEKSLLKVQDMCKFIYSLSLISSIPKKLKQQLVKSDVKNMDEIEFNLPFYNFCINDIDFVKNISGGFLACTTDQILLEKRDLYDYCVRIPSNLGRGGAKPAIFSSQDASTSIHATHRDLEAFLLVKQFIEASTALGDAEMDTSRASFTSMSSLITPVVSSVGQKRASQTTDGDSYYVELAEKISLQEMIWQGISWWATAGESSKEIDEKYTLENALFQDLEEADATPDKIDIIISLIGYFQRKTDRLFVSLIELMLNEDSDAFNEHGVEGSSATVCIHPHDMLEMGLDPYSSTDCKLLQELVHVWWGRDADVGGVCARMCCF, encoded by the coding sequence ATGGTCACAGAACTTCCACCTATATCTGCAGTGTTTCTCTGCAAATTTGACGTTCACAGTGGCTATGACTTGCACTGGTATAAGACGAATAACGATCATCTGTATGATTTGAAAGGCGTGGAGTTTAGTTCTCTTCCATCTGGATTACACTCAGTTTCCTCGGATACAATAATGTTTGCTCGTCAGAAGGGAGACATGGATGGTGATGATCATGTCAGCAAGgacaaacttctttatGGAATATcgatttttcatcaaaataAGCTTGACGATCAGAAGAACGGTACAACATCAGTATCAGTGGACAGATCCTGTGTCAAAATGTACTCACTTGGTGTTTTGATTGATCCGGTGCATGTCAGTTTATTGCAGGATATGTCTGCGGATTCACCATGGAAACCACGAGTGTATTCAGCTTGTTGGCAATACCGCAAAGAACTAAGCCATCTTTTGGACGGGTTCATGCTTTGTAGCGGTTCTATTGCCGAGAAGGCATATTTTTCGAAGTTTGATGCATTCTTTGATAAACATAAATATAGGTTGGTCTATGAGCCAGAAATTGGACTGGAAGTCTCGTCTCATAATGCTAAAATCAACACTCCCAAAATGACATTTCTCACAAACCAGCCTGACCCTTCCTCACCTACAATTTCGACGGACGAACTCACATCCATAGATATGTCAATAGATGCATCCGAGTACGATACAGAAAGCCATCTGGTGTTTGGATTGGAGACAATGCTTGAGGTATTGGGTCCTCTGGTATATGAAATTTGGAAGCTCTCTCTATTAAGGAAGCGGATTCTCTTTTATATGGTGCCGGAGAATGGTAGCGTGGTTTCAATTCAAGAGGAACAGAGGACAGAAAAGTCACTACTAAAGGTTCAGGATATGTGCAAATTCATATACAGTTTATCGTTGATTTCTTCAATCCCGAAGAAGTTGAAACAACAGCTAGTGAAATCCGACGTAAAAAACATGGACGAAATCGAGTTTAACCTACctttttataatttttgCATCAACGATATTGATTTTGTGAAGAATATTTCAGGTGGCTTTTTGGCTTGCACAACGGACCAGATATTACTTGAGAAGCGAGATCTGTATGACTACTGTGTGCGGATACCATCAAATTTGGGCCGTGGCGGTGCTAAACCTGCCATCTTTAGCTCTCAGGATGCATCAACAAGTATACATGCGACGCATCGTGATCTGGAGGCGTTTTTGCTCGTGAAACAGTTTATAGAAGCAAGTACAGCTTTAGGAGATGCCGAAATGGACACCTCGCGTGCCAGCTTTACAAGTATGTCAAGCTTGATTACACCAGTCGTTTCCAGTGTTGGCCAGAAGCGTGCCAGTCAGACTACAGACGGTGATTCCTATTACGTTGAATTAGCTGAGAAGATTTCATTGCAAGAGATGATTTGGCAAGGCATTTCATGGTGGGCGACTGCGGGCGAGTCGTCTAAGGAAATAGATGAGAAGTACACACTGGAAAATGCGTTATTTCAGGATCTGGAGGAGGCTGATGCGACTCCTGATAAGATTGACATCATAATTTCGCTCATCGGATATTTCCAACGGAAGACCGATCGACTCTTTGTTTCTCTGATCGAGCTCATGCTGAATGAAGACAGCGATGCGTTTAATGAGCATGGAGTGGAAGGATCTTCGGCCACAGTGTGCATTCATCCGCATGATATGTTAGAAATGGGGCTGGACCCTTACAGTTCTACAGATTGTAAACTTTTGCAGGAATTAGTGCACGTGTGGTGGGGCAGAGATGCTGATGTTGGTGGGGTGTGTGCACGGATGTGCTGCTTTTAG